The genomic stretch ggggggggggggtgagaggagaGGGGTTGCTGCTGTGGGGCTTTCATGAGTTAGTGCAAGGTAGATTGAGCCAATGGAGGGGAAAGTTAAACTGTTTACAGATCAAGCCTGCAAATATTCAGCCCAgcttcaatgaaaaaggaaagtTGGTGGTTCGGAAATGAAGTTTGAAATGGAGTTTGATGACATGGGGTTAGACTGATAACTCCTCGAAAAAGTTGAGTAAAAGTGACAGAAAAGGTTATAAAAGTTACAGGAAATATATAAAAGACACATAGAAGACATCAAtaatgccaccaaagaaggataaagCACTTACTTATGTGCAAGAAACTGAGGAAGAAAAGGAACAAGAGAAGGAAGAGAGGAtcttggagctgtctgtaaggtaacatccaaaggagagaggccagaagccGGCGAGACCTTGGACACTGGTGCACAATCTCTAACAATGGCCACTGATATCGGGTGAAGAAGTGACtctgcgcatgtgcgaggagtcgcgcaagtgcagagcacaaaaaaaggaggaaatcttaaaaaaaagtttccagACACTCATAGCTTCAGTGATCATGAAGAAGAGCTGGAAAAGCAAAGAACATGAATGatctaaaatcaagaaaaaagtagaaaaagGCACAGAAGCTTCTTTATCTTTCGCTGAATAAAAGCAAATGTTAGATATTTTTTCAACAATCCATGGAAGTGTTAACTGATGAAGTCAGGAAGAATGGTGAAAAGATggatagattaatacaacaggtggacactagatttgaaatagtggatggaaaaattaaagagaatgaatatgagagtcaaaatcttaaagatcaaatgaagaaagCACACGCAGAAGCAGCTGCAAAGCATGATCATTTGCTGCAAAagagacattttggaaaatttcagtagacagaataatatcaagattgttggacttaaagaaggggatgagggtcaagacttgaaaaaaattctgcaactgtggataccagaatctttgggtcaggctgCATTCAAGGTGGTTTGGAGATAGAATGAGCCCTCAGGGCACTGAGGCCTAAACTtcagcctgaccaaaggtcccGTTCATTACTTGTCAGATTCATTtgatatgaagtaagagagaagatattgtAGCTGGCAGTAaaacaagctaaagaaagacaattacctttgatttataatggaaaaaagattttttaaatccagacataagttttgatttgttgaaaaagagaaaggagtttattCCAGTTAATGAAGTATTGTGGAAAAAAGACTATGCCTTTGTTTTGaaatatccagctgttttgaaattATTCGTCTCCGGTGGGAGGAATAGATTCTTTACTGAGCCTAATGGATCAAAGGTATATGCCGATTCATTGCCTGTTAAAAGATCAGCAGATGGTTGTGGATACTTGAATTCATTATATAACTGAGAggttttgctgtaactgaaaaTGCATTGAGTTTCGAGAAAGTTTaaaaggggaggaaggtttaacctacACTGTGCGTGATTTAATACTCTGgataagattaatggattaaaaGGTCCATTAAAAAAGTCCATTACAAGCTTATAGTAAGGGATGGTATGATGTTTcgagtgagttagtggggaatGTGATGCTGACCACTACGCTATCATGGGCACTAATGGGACTAGTTTTGCATCCCCTGTAGATCAGGGTGATAGAGACGCTTTAACATCATGCACCTCTGGGGTTtttccttatctttctttttttcttcctttcttatcttttctttttttggttcTTATCCTAAACTATTTATAGATGTAAGATATTATATGAGGAGGGTTGGgttggatggggagatggagggggacTCTGGGTGGATATAGGTTTTAATTTTGATGTCTAATGACAGAGAAGTTGTCATttgttagtattaatattaatggaattcagaatctggtaaagagaaaaaggttattgaattatatgaaaaaaattaaagtagatgtggcttttatacaagaaactcaTCTAACAGAAAGAGAACATATGATTGGGTAGGGGGTATTCTctccatttaattctaaagctagaggaatAGCGATATTAATAAATACTGGATGTAATGAATGATAAATTTGGGAGGTATGTGATGATAAATTgcgaaatattttctgaatattggaccttgaatatatatgcaccgaatttagatgatgaaaaatttatacaagatgcctttatgcagttagctaatgcaaaagggaaaataattatgggaggagactttaattttatctttgattccaagttggataaatcaggaggaatcatggttaaaaataaggtgataaaagatgtgaaaaaatttatgaatgaaatgaaacttgttgATAGTTGGAGCAAGATGCATCCTGATATTAgagattattaattttattcttaTAGGCATAAGATATATTCccgtatagatatgtttttaatcacTTCTCAACTCCAAACATTTGTAATTCTCATAGTATTGAATATCAGGCGAGGacattgtctgatcattcacctttagttatGTCAGTTTTAATGGAGGAGGAGCAAAATATAGGTTACAGATAGAGGTTTAATGCAGCATTGCTGTAAAGGAGagatttttgtgactttataaggcaacagataaaacttTTTATGGACCTGAATGAACATTCTGTAACTAATAAGTTTGTGGTATGGGATTctctgaaggcttatttaagagggcaaataataagttatatggctaaggttaaaaaaaaaaagactatgtctgaagttaattctttggaaacggaaataataaagatggaaaaagaatttcaaaatcgAGGGAATAatgaacaaaggaaaatattggatttaaagagattgaagcttaatacaatacaaacatatagagtagAGAGAGATATAAGACGAACCCAACAAAAATTTTACAAACTGGGAGCTAGAActcaaagttttagcatggcaattgaagactgaacaaaTATCGAGAACAATAGTAGCTGTAAAAGAAGATTCTGGTCATCTTACTTACAAAACACAAAGTattaatgatgtgtttatgaatcagaatctttgaaggatggggatgaaatatttgtccaaaattaCTTCACCACAGTTAAGCATAGAAGACAGAATTAACAAATCCATTTACAGTTACAGAATTATTTGATAtattgatgtctttaccaaacaataaagctccaggggaggatggtttatctactgagatttataaataagtttaagagttattaattctcTGTTAGCTGGGCATCTTGGCtagcaccattttagggctgctggtcttgtatttctccagctttcaaccgcgcTGTTAATGATTGTGCGCACCACGCCATGTGTCGGCTCAATCTCTGTGGTGGCAGGCCACCACCGTTAGACTTTTAAGTTGAATAGATATTggctcagaaaagaaaaataccatcagtggctttagctttagatgcagaaaaggcatttgataaattaagtaaataatcccattctaaagaactgaaggtttttggaattctgacaagttttataaactggataagagcattatataattctccaaaggctaaagtgattacaaatagacaaatatcaaaatcctTTTTGTTGGAAGgatcatctagacaaggatgttcattatctccttttttaaaatttgcattaaCTGTAGAACCTTTTTGGTGATTAGAAGTGATAATAAGATTGAGGGCTTTAGGAGACATGATAAGAACACAagattagtctttttgcagatgatgtaatattatatcttacaaaccctgaaaGCTCATTACAAAAAGCAAATGATAGGTTGGGTTAGTatcaggttacaaagtaaatattgataaaagtgaagtgatgccaatgatcgAGACAGACTAGGTTCAAATTAAGAAAAGGACCAAATTTAAATGGCAGGCTGGTGCAATTAAagatttaggaattaatgttgataaGAATTAAATTAAACTACATACCTTTATTGAGGAaaattgaaaaagatttattaagaaggaaagatttgccaatttctttaataggaaggattaattgtgtgaagatgaatatctttccgtgaATACAATCTTTACCCATTTTTgtaccaataattttaaataaaagtataagaagatttatttggagggATAAAATGCCTCAGAtagcattggaaaaattaacatgggaattTGATCAAGGGGGACTTCGATggtctaatttaaaaaatgatcttTGTCTTGgatttttgtcttcttgttaCCACAGATTGCATGGgtgtgttagaaatagaagtaccttaacagaaattgctcgagacaaaaattgagaacaaagaacatttattataacaacaatgcaaagttgggtgctccctgggaatacacacacacactggggctcacccgacttttatacagtgaatttcagtataggaataccctcccccttacattcttctgcctcctggatgggtttggcattaggcaatccttcctgcctacgtgcagtttctgtgaacttggaggaccggggggtatcctgtcggcgTCTCATCGTGTCATGAtcatcacaaccttgcccttgtccccgtacacacctttccgactctcagagctacctcatatgcagagttcgctaatcctgtctagggtttactaatttaataggCATAACTTGAtcaatctgtgtaaggcttactaattatatatgtagaacttggtacttctgtctagggctaggagacccttatctcacccaGACTACCTCTAATTATCCCTTGCctctccttatctcattcatagggtgagctcactgatcctgtcgaaaggactagaaggttcttatcttacataggctgactctgcttcctgcatcctaatttccatgttcatactggtttaatccatccctccatgtgtctgtactagtttccccatctttcacgttttcatgtcaagtttcctcatctctcacaggtgtaaattgaaatgagtaaaataggagaaagtaattcTGGGCACATTTTATAGCAATGGCTCGAGGGGTTATTGCAAGGAAAATTCCGAATGTGGAAAGAGGAATGAAGGATTATCAGTTGGCTAAAGTGACAGTAAATCAAAATCCTTTCATTGCTTTTAATGGGTATTTCGCTGTTTGCTGCGATGGTGGTTGGGATCCGTCTCCTCGAGTTTTGGATTGAATTTGGGTCACCTCGCCCGCTCCGCCCAGCGCCGCGGTGCCACGCCCCGACTCCCCAGCCCTCACTCTGAGAGCTGAAAGGCGCTCGCCCGTGAGAGTTCCCGTTTCTGATCCACCCCGATGGCCACGGCCCAGGTGTTTGAGTGGGGAGTGGCTGCGCCGGAATAGAAGAAGTTTCCGTCGGACTCTCGCCGATGACCGCAAGGACGACTCCGCCCTCAAAATGTTGCTGACCAACGCAACGGTCGATTCCAATGGGAGCCTGTCTGCTCCTTTGCCCGTGGACAAAGCGGTGGCTTGCGTGATACTCGGTCTGGCGTGTGTCATTGGAATACCCGGGAACTTGATCGTGATCTGGACCATCCTCGTGAACGTCAAGCGACGATCTTCCACCCTCATGCTCATCTTGACCCTGGCGGTGGCAGACTTGGTGATGCTCGTCACTCTGCCCTTTTGGATTTACTCCCTGGGCGACGGCTGGGTTTTCGGACTGGTCTTTTGGAAGCTGTCGGTGTACCTGATCTTTACCTCCATGTACTCCAGCGTGTTCCTGATCACGGCCATGAGCGTGGAGCGCCTGGTCGGGGTGCTCCAGCCCTTCGTCATTCAGAAGTGGCAGCAGAAAGGAGCGGTCAGAAAAGTAATCGTTTGCATTTTGTTGCTGTCCTTCCTCCTGGCTGTCCCGAACGTGACCCTTGAAATCAAGTTGGACGCCAAGGGGCGGCCACTGCAGCGAATGCACTCCTCCGCTCGACAGGAGATGGGCTTCCTCCTGCTGGAAGCCTTGGTCGGGTTTCTGCTCCCCTTCACCACACTCTCCATCTCTTACAGCGCTATTTCCCAAAGAATAAAACAGATGACCTGCCAGAGTAAAAGTCGAGCGGGCAAATTAATCGCCAGTATTGTGATCTCCTTTGTGCTTTGTTGGTTGCCCTACCATGCAGTGAACCTTATTCGGGTCACCTCGCTGTCGACCATGCACTGGAATGCTGCCTTGGCGGATCGATTGGGCCAGGTTTACAGGGCAACGAAGGACGCGGTCGGGGCGCTGGCTTTTATCAGTAGCTGCATCAACCCGATCCTATATGCTTTTGCTGCCCGGAACTTTAAAACGGGGTTGAAAGTTCCAAATCTGATCAAagtctttgaacaaatgaacggcagCTTCAAAGAGAGACGGGACAAAGAATCGATTGACAACGAACATCGTTCGGAATCGGCAGATAGGCTGAAACTGAGAGATGCCCTGTTGAAGCCCATTCCCACCTTCCCAAGTGGCGCAGATACTGAAAAACTTGCTGGAATCTGAATTGCGGTGGAAGCCCGTGGATGCGGCTTGGGGCTCGACAACAAGGGCGTGTTATCTGATTGAAAGCTGAGTGGATGGACGGTGCTCTCGTTTCGGTGGTCGTCAGCTGTTTGATTAGTGGGCGGTAAGatcagaagtggggggggggggactttgcTGCTGAAGATGGAGTTGGTGTAATGGAGGATGGGTCTGTAGGTAgcaagatcagagagagagagagttcaccTCCCCATGATATTCAGTGGAATTTCAACCATCAAGCCAAAAGTCATCATTAATCAGAAATCTctagggggggggggtaattaatGGGTTTCTAAACACTCCAGGTACAAAGCTGGTGTCTAGATACTTGTCACTTGCCTGGATGTACTGCTTCACCTGACTTAACCAATTTACAACACCCAGGACAAAAAGAATGGGTGATTGGCAATACCTCTCATCCTCCCTCCATCTCAGGGGCACTGTGGATGCAGTGTGTGCAGCCTACAAAGTGCACTTCCAGGTTACTGTGGCAGCAGTTCGGAACTCAGAAGCCTAAAACTTCCACCACAAGAAGAAGGGAGGCAGGCACCTGAAGTTCAACTTTGTGAATTGGAAATTTATTGCTCTATCATCTCTAGGACAAAATATTTAAATCTGTAAGGGTGGTGCAGTTTATGAATGTCACTCAGGAATATTTAAGTACAAATAAAAGATGCTGGCCTTGCATGAAAGATTGTTGGGGAAATGTATTTGTTGTTAATCTATTGTTCAttaaaatcttctttcttttctttggcttggcttcgcggatgaagatttagggaggggtatgtccacgtctgctgcaggctcgttggtgactgacaagtccgatgtgggacaggcaggcacggttgcagcagttgcaagggaaaattggtgggttggggttgggtgttgggtttttcctcttttgtcagtgaggtgggctctgcagtcttcttcaaaggaggttgctgcccgccgaactgtgaggcgccaagatgcacagttggaggcgagatcagcccactggcggtggtcaatgtggcaggcaccaagagatttctttaagcagtccctgtacctcttctttggtgcacctctgtctcggtggccagtggagagctcgccatagaacacgatcttgggaaggcgatggtcctccattctggagacgtgacccacccagcgcagttcggtcttcagcagcgtggattcgatgcttgcggactctgccagctcgagtacttcgaggtTGGTGATGAACTcattctaatgaatgttgaggatggagcggagacagcactgatggaagcgttctaggagccgtaggtgatgccggtagaggacccatgattcggagccaaacaggagcgtgggtatgacaacggctctgtacacgctgatctttgtgtgtttcttcaggtggttgtttttccagactcttttgtgtagtcttccaaaggcgctatttgccttggcgagtctgttgtctatctctttcgATCCTGGCATcagatgaaattgtgcagccgaggtaggtaaactggttgaccgttttgagttcagtgtgcccaatggagatgtgggggggctggtggtcatggtggggagctggctgttggaggacctcagttttcttcagactgacttccagttttggcagtttccacaaaacaggacgtcatgcactggagagctggctctgaatgggcaactaaagcggcatcgtctgcaaagagtagttcatggacaagttgctcttgtgtcttggtgtgagcttgcaggcgcctcagattgaagagactgccatctgtgcggtacctgatgtaaacagcgtcttcattgttgaggtctttcatggcttgtttcagcatcattcaTTAAAATAGAGCTGCTTTAAATACCCAACAAAGGCCCAATGGGTAATTATATTCTGATTTGTTACCCAAACTACATTTGTAGACAGATTTAGACCTTGGGCTATTTTGTCTTGGACAATAAATAGCATCGAGGCTGGAATGGTCGCCCATGAGTGGGGCATGGTCAATTTTTTCAACATGATCTCTCCATCACACAGAATCAAGATCATAAAGGAAGGGAGGCAAAAGTGTTGTGGAGGTTGGAAGAGGTTGTAGGAAGCAGGGAACACAAGGGGTGGCACTGGAATGTATTTGATGAAATTAGGCAGTCTGTAGTGATGGTGGAGGATGGGTTAGAGATTATGCATATTGCAGAGAATATTAGTGAAGCGAAGTTTATGGACAtgtaattgtacaagtacaccctgataaaacagcattttccggtcctcggtgtaaaacatgcaggcacacaaccagacataacacacatacagacaagcaatacatttgcaggacaagtatgttatctatacaaataaataaatattgtttaatcacTTTGAGAgtttggatggttaatgtgagcagtccTTTTGGTTGTTCACtgttctcattgcccgtgggaagaagttattcctCAGCCTAGAGGTGCTGTCTCTGATATCTTtcttgacaggagcagctgaaagatgctgcacaCCTTTATTATGGCTTTGAGGAGAGAGCACAAGGATCTTCTGCAGGGTTTGGAGAAAAGATTGAGATAATATGTGCTAGTTGGCTGTGGCATGAAAGATGGGGCCATGTATGTTCTTTTATGAGGAGAGAATGAGACTTGTGCCTCACCATCATTCCTATACCCCTAAAGCAGGCCCTTAGCAGACCTGTAACTCACTGGCATGTATAGTTACTGTGTGTTCATGAATGATGCCACTTCTAAAGGCAAATAATAGAGACATAAAATCAGGTGACTTTGAACCATTACTAAGGACTGCAATGTAATTGGTATACCACCATCTACATTATATGCACTTGTGCATTTtataaaggagaagcaatgtaaTCAGCTATTTAAAATGTATTGTTTAACTAATATTTACAGTTATGAAATCATACAATTTATGCAATATTTACAAAGATATATACATTGAACCATTCATTAACTTAATTAATTGTTTACAAGAGCTATTCTTAACATCAGGGTCTCTTCTCTAAACTGGCTTCATGCACACATGGCTTCACATTCCCTTCTGTAGTTGATCACCACATTGTATTTCTTGTTCTAAACACCAAATTATTCACAGAAATCTCAATGCCATATTCCTGTTTATATATCAGCTACAATTATGCCATTAGTGCAGGTATTCAATACTAGTACAATATATTATCAAAAATGACCCttgttaaatacaaaataatgtTCCCCTGAGGCAGAAAAAAATGATAATGTCAGAAATTTTAGGCTAATGAGCCTTACATCAATGGAAAGGAATGTAATGCAGAGGATACTTAGGGATAGGATTTGGATACATAGGGAAAAGCATGGTCAGATTGGGGCAGCgaacatgggtttgtgagtggCAGTCATGTCTTAGCAATTTGATTGCTTTATGAGGAAGTGAGGAATGAAGACAGGGTGgtggatgttgactacatggactttagtaaacaggcacttgacaaggtccctcatggtaggctgaCCCAGAAAATGTCCATAGAAAGCAGAGGATAATGATGCTTTTCTCGTCGGACCAGTGATGTTCTGCAGAGATCAGTGTTGTTTGATCTCTATtgattacatatatatatatatatatatatatttatattctcgccgagaatattctcccagaatcacagtgcggctttcgcgcaaacagaggaaccactgacatggtctttgccctcagacagctccaagaaaagtgcagagaacaaaacaaaggactctacatcacctttgttgacctcaccaaagccttcgacaccgtgagcaggaaagggctttggcaaatactagagcgcatcggatgtcccccaaagttcctcaacatgattatccaactgcacgaaaaccaacaaggtcgggtcagatacagcaatgagctctctgaacccttctccattaacaatggcgtgaagcaaggctgtgttctcgcaccaaccctcttttcaatcttcttcagcatgatgctgaaccaagccatgaaagaccccaacaatgaagacgctgtttacatccggtaccgcacggatggcagtctcttcaatctgaggcgcctgcaagctcacaccaagacacaagagaaacttgtccgtgaactactctttgcagatgatgccgctttagttgcccattcagagccagctcttcagcgcttgacgtctgctttgcggaaactgccaaaatgtttggcctggaagtcagcctgaagaaaactgaggtcctccatcagccagctccccaccatgactaccagcccccccacatctccatcgggcacacaaaactcaaaacggtcaaccagtttacctatctcggctgcaccatttcat from Narcine bancroftii isolate sNarBan1 chromosome 10, sNarBan1.hap1, whole genome shotgun sequence encodes the following:
- the LOC138743974 gene encoding leukotriene B4 receptor 1-like, translating into MLLTNATVDSNGSLSAPLPVDKAVACVILGLACVIGIPGNLIVIWTILVNVKRRSSTLMLILTLAVADLVMLVTLPFWIYSLGDGWVFGLVFWKLSVYLIFTSMYSSVFLITAMSVERLVGVLQPFVIQKWQQKGAVRKVIVCILLLSFLLAVPNVTLEIKLDAKGRPLQRMHSSARQEMGFLLLEALVGFLLPFTTLSISYSAISQRIKQMTCQSKSRAGKLIASIVISFVLCWLPYHAVNLIRVTSLSTMHWNAALADRLGQVYRATKDAVGALAFISSCINPILYAFAARNFKTGLKVPNLIKVFEQMNGSFKERRDKESIDNEHRSESADRLKLRDALLKPIPTFPSGADTEKLAGI